GGTGTTGGCGATGCGGACAGTGGCCGGGCGGTGGCCGGAGCCGGGCGAAGCTGCTCGACGAACGTGACGATGGCCGTGATGTCGTCCTGAGTCAGCGTCGCGACATGCTCGGTGATCTTCGTCGCGATCTGCTCATTAGTCAGACCGGCGAACGTCGTATCCACCAGCGTCTTGTAATCGCCATCCGTCAGTGCCGCGATCTCTTCGGCCGGCAGGTTGGCGATGGCGATGTGCCGCTTGAGCGCCTCACTGACCAGCGCGTTCATCTCGTCAGCCGGGACCTCCGCGTAAGCTGGGTCCTTGGCAATCACTGCGGCCACAACATCGTCGACCGTCTGATAGGTCGGTGTCGTCGGCTCAGTCGGTTCCGGCGTTGCCGTCGGTTCGGCCGGCTCGGTTGGCTCCGGCGACGGAATCGGCGTTGGCTCAACGGTCGGCTCGGTCGTCGGTTCTACGGTCGGCTCCGTTGTCGGGCTTGGCTCGACGGTCGGCTCAGTCGTCGGCAGCGGCGTTGGCGTTGCCTCAACAGGCGCGGTTGGCTCCGGTGTCGGCGTGACCGCAGGTTCGGTCGGTTCCGGCGTTGGCGTCGGCTCGACAACCTCGTCCGTCACGTCCGGCGTCGGCTCGACAGGTGGGACCGGCGGTACGGCGGGCACCGGGTCGCTGCCAAGGTGATAGACCTCGACCGAGTTGTTGCGATCCAGGCCGAGCGCGGTGAACGCTTCCCAGTTCATTTCAATGACCCAGTGGGCCAGCCAGCTGCCCAGGTGCGGGTCGGCGACCATGTCACCGACGGTGCAATCGATCGTCACACCGTTGGCGGAGAGGCGCAGCTTGTAGCCGGGGATGTAGCCCGGTCGCACGCAGTAGTAACCGTTGGGATCGTCCTGCCACCCCGGAGCGATCAGGTTCCAGCTCTCGTACAGCCGGAGCGTGCGCTCCCACCAGGCGCGGTCGTAGCTCGGCGAATAGTAGGCTGAGTGCCCTGCGCCGAGGAGCTGCCCGACTTCGGAGCCAGGTGCTGGCGTGACCGGTGCCGATGGGTACTGCGCCAGCAGTGTGTCGCGCATCTGCACGACCTTCTCGACGAAGACCTGCTGGGCCGGATCGTTGTCATCCGGCTGGCCGCCCGAGTAGTAATCGGCAACGATGTCAGCGAAGTTCAGCGACTGCGGGTTCCAGCGGGCGACGTCGCGCGCGGCGTAGGCAGCGTTCAGACCCGGATCGGACATGACCGTCTTGATCGTGATCTCCTCATCGGAGACCTGCAAGCGGGTCATCGAGCCGTCGGAGCCAGCGACAACCGCGTTGATCGCCGTGTTGGTGTTGGTCTGCGTCTGCGTGTCGGTCGGCTCGGCGGTCGCGGTCGGCTCCGGTGTGATCACCACCTCAACGGGTGGCGTGGTCTTTGAGGTCGTCTTCGTCGTCACCGTGCCGGACTTGGCGGTTGCCGCAGCCTTGGCCTTTTCCTCAGCCAGCTTCTCGGCGGTCGACTTCTCCGGGACACCCAGCTCCATCGCAGCCTCAGGCCGCAGGCCGAGGATGCCCTTGCCGCCGTTCTTCAGCGTTGCGGACGGGTTGCCGTTTGATGCAACCAGCTCGATCGCTGCCAGCAGGTGCGGATCGATCAGATTCGCTGTCGCGGCAGCAACGATCTCTTCACCGAACGGGATGCTGCTGGCCAACGGCACCAGCGACGGGTTCGTCGGCTGCGACAGGTTGCGCCACAGGCGATAGTGCAAGCCGACATCGGTCGATTCGACGCGCGGCCCCTCTGGCGCGTTCGGTCGATAGACCAGCACGCGGCGCTCGAAGGCCTGAATCATGACACGTTCCGGCTGGCCGCCAATCGTCGTATCGAGCCAGTACGGCTCAGTCAGCGGATGACCCAGCAGATACAGGTCGGGATAGGGCTGATTCGACGCCCAGGTGTTGAATGGCTCAGCGATGTTGTGGGCGGTGACGGCATCAAACGCGCCGATCGAGACGATCGAATCAGCGACTGCGCCGAGCGTGACAACGCCGGATGCATCCACCAGCGCCGTCACCATCGCGTCCGGTGTGGCGGAACGCGGAACGACCGAGTCGTGCTCAACCAGTCCGAGGCCGGAGCGCGTTGTCGTCGGAGTATCAACTGAAGCGAGCGGCGCGAGTGTCGCGTAGGTCAGTGCCTGTGCCTGCGCCGCATCACCGACGACGGGGATCGTCGCCCGGCCACGCTTGACCTCGACATCATCACCGAACGGGATTTCGCCGGTCAGCATCTCGCGGACGAGCGAAGCGGGAACGACGTACCACGGGTTTGATTGGTCTTCAGAAGGATCGGGAATATCGAGGCGACCCTTTTCGTAATAGACCATCGAGCGCAGACCAGTCGGGCTGTCCTGCTGATACTCAACTGCAAGAGCAAGCGGCTGCTCGCCCCATAGCCACGGCTGGCCGGTGAGCGCGGCGTCACCGTCGCCTTGTTGCCAGGCCGCCTGAATCGCCGGGTTCACCTCTGGTGCGGGCGCAACCGAAGTCGTTACCGGCAGGTCTTCCTCAGCGCGGGCAATGAGTGCGGATTGCAATGGTGCGATCAAAGCGAGGAGCAATGCGAACGTCACGACAATCGTTCGCAGCCACGCCGGTGGGTGAAACGTCACAATGATCCTTCCCGCCACAGGATTGCACAGCATCGTGCAGCATCCGTGGTTGAGCGTTCTTGCTTGACAGCATACCGGTATCAGCGCCATTCGTCATCCCTGCAATCATGACGACAAGGCAATCTGCCAATACCGGATGGCCCGTGGATTGTACCGAGGAGGCTTCCCATCAGCCAAACCAACGCTGCCACGCAACAGATCACGCAGGCATACTTGCCCGCAGAACGGTTGCTCTACCGTTTACAACGAACGAAGTCGGGACAAGGATGCATACATGCCGCAGTTCATCACGGTTGCCCGGGCCGAGGAGATCCCGGTCGGGACGCCGAAGCAGGTCTTTGTCGAGGATCAGCCGATCGCAATCTGCAACGTCGACGGCGAGTTTTTCGCCATCAGCGACATCTGCACCCACGATGCCTACTACCTTTCATATGGCAGGCTCGATGGAGATGAGATCGAATGCCCGATGCACCGGGCTGTCTTCAACGTCCGTACTGGTGAAGTGGAAATTCCGCCGGCGGAGAAATCACTACGCACATTCGCTTGCCGCGTCGTCGATGGCGAGGTGCAGATCGAGGTCTAACTCATCACAATGCCAGAGGCTTGTCCTCAGTGATCCAGCGCGCCACCCGGCCGGTCCAGACCGGGCCCAGCACGCCAATCGCCATCCATATAAACGCTTCAACCGTGATGCTCATACGCGTTTCGTCGGGTCCGGGATCACTGTAATCGCCAAGCACGAACATGGCGATCCACTGGATCAGGACGGCAGCGAGCCAGATCAGCCAGACGTGTCGCGGTCGGAACACGAAGCCGACCGCGAGCGCCACAACTGGGAGCAGCAGCAGCGGCAGAATGTTGTCCGCGTCCGAATTCCAGACAACCCAGAAGATCGGCGCAATCAGCACCAGCATCGACAGCCAGTGCTCGCGCGCGGCGGTAGACAGCCATGCAGATAGATGCAACGACCGTGTCATGGTGCCCTCCTTGTCCATTCCACGAGGAGCCTACGCCCGGACGAATGTCACCAGCGCAATACGCGGCTCGGCACTATGTCAGTCTCGTATCAGACCGGCGGTCGCGCGTCCGCCCATGGTGCCGCTGCCTCGAACGCTGCCGAGGCGCGCAGGCACAGGTCGTCGCGATGCCACGGAGCGACAATCTGCAGACCGACCGGCATGCCTTCGGACGTGAACCCGCAGGGAACCGACGAAGCCGGCCAGCCGGTGACATTGAATGGGAACATGAACGGCCAGCGCCCGCCGGAGAGCTGCTGAACCGACTGTCCGTCGATATCACCTGGCTGACTGTCATACGGCCAGGCAACGCAGGGCATCGCCGGGGTCAGCAACAGGTCGTACTGATCCATGAACGCACGCGCCTGATCGTAGAACGCGGCTCGCGATGTCAATGCGCTGAGCAGCTCGCCGGTCGTGATGTTCTTTCCGATTTCAATAATGGCTGCCATGCTCGGATCAACCCACTCCGGGCGATCCGCCACCTGCGGCCCGTACTTGGCAGCGATGCCGGAACGATAGAGGATCGCGTGCCAGTCGGCGGGAATGTCCCAGCCCGGGTTGGCCTCCACAACCTCGCAGCCGAGATCGGCGAAGCGCTGCGCTGCCGCCTCGGTCAGTGCACGAATCTCCGGATCGACCGGCGCGTAGCCGAGGTCGGCGCTCCAGGCGACACGCAACCCCTTCAGGTCGCCGTCGCAGGCGGCCAGGTAGTCGTCCGGCTGCGCGTCGATCGAGAGCGGGTCGCGATGGTCCGGGCCGGCCATCACCGACAGCAGCAGCGCCGAGTCACGGACCGTCCGCGACATCGGGCCGACGTGCGAGCGCGTCGTCCAGTAGTCGGCGCTGGGCCAGAACGGCACCCGACCGAACGACGGCTTCAGTCCATAGATGCCACACAGCGCTGCCGGGATGCGGATTGACCCTGCGCCGTCCGAGCCGAGCGCCAGGGGCCCAGCACCAACGGCGACTGCCGCACCGGCTCCACCACTGGACGCACCCGAGGTGCGCTCGAGGTTCCACGGGTTGCGCGTCGCCTCCATCAGCAGGTTGTCGCACATGTCCTTGTGGCCGAACGCAGGGGTGTTGGTCTTGCCGAAGATGATGGCTCCGGCATCGCGGATACGCTCGACCGAAGGGGCATCGAAGTCCGGCACGTTGTTCTCGAAGAACTTCGAGCCGTTCGTCATGCGCATGCCCTTGGAGGCGAACAGGTCCTTGATCGAGACGGGGATGCCGTGCAGCGGCCCGAGGTCGTCGCCGCGAGCCACTGCCGCTTCGGCCTCACGCGCGGCCGCCAGTGCCCCATCAGCGTCGAGCGTCATGAAGGCGTGGACCGAAGGTTCGGCTTCAATGCAGCGAGCCAGCACCGCCTCCATCAGCTCGACCGGCGAGAGCCGCTTGGCGCGAATCTCTTCACGGAGCTCCGTTGCCGGTGTGAAGCACAGGTCAGTTGTTGACGACATGATTTCTCCCCTCCCGTTCCCAACGTCTCGATGCTCAGGCGAGCGACGCGTACCACTCGCGGACAACAGCAGTGATGCCCGGGCCGTCGAGCTGGTAGTGCGCATACAGCGCTGCTGGTGGGCCGATCACTGCAAACTCGTCGTAGATGCCGTGGCGCCGCGATCCCCTCCTCGGCCAGCACCTCGGCAACTGCAGAGCCCAGCCCGCCGGTGATGTTGTGTTCCTCGACGGTGATGATCCGCCCGGTTTCGCGAGCGGCGCGGATGATGGCCTCGCGATCCAGCGGACGAACCGTGTGCAGGTCGAGCAGGCGGCAGTCGATCCCCTCGCTCGCCAACGCCTCGACCGCCTCGACTGCTGCCGCCATCGTCAGGCCGTTCGTGATAATAGTCAGGTCGCTGCCGTCGCGATAGGTGATCGCCTTACCAAACTCAAAGTCCGGCACGCCCTCGTGGTAGACGACCGGCTCCCGGCCGCGACCGAGCCGGAAGTAGATCGGCCCCGGCCAATTGAGCGACGCTTCGATGCCGGCCTGAATCGACGGCGCATCGGCTGGGCAGAAGACGGTCAGGTTCGCCATCGTCCGGGTGATCGACAGATCCTCCAGCGCGTGGTGGTTCGTGCCGTAATAGCCCATCGTGATGCCGGCGTGGTGGGCCAGCACGCGCACCGGCAGGTCGTTGTAGGCCAGGTCGGTGCGGATGTGCTCGGCAGCGAGCAGCGCGACGAACGCGGCGAAGGTGCCAATGAAGGGCATTTTGCCGCACGCCGCCATGCCGGCCGCGACCGAGACCATGTTCTGTTCGGCGATGCCGACGTTGACGAAGCGCTCCGGCCACTCCTCGGCGAAGTCGCTGAGACGATTCGAGTGCTTCAGGTCGGCGGTCAACCCAACGATCTCAGGATGCTGTCCAGCCAGCCCGGCCAGTACCCGCCCGGAGACAGCCTCCGTCGTCTGTTTCGCCGAGGTTGTCAGGCTCCAGGAGCGCTTGTCGTGCAGCTCGGTTGGCGGCGCAGCGCTGGGTGGCGTAACAATCGAGACGGGCGCGGTGGCGCTGGTGCGCTCACTCGCCGGCTTCGCGCGCGCGATCGTCGCCCGCTCGGCGCGATGCTGTCGCGCCCAGTCGACGTGATCGCCGTAGGCGGGGGCCGGATCGTCGCCGACCAGCTCGGCCATCGCCCGGTCGTAGTCCTCGCCGAGTAGCAGGCCCAGGTGCCACTCCCGCGAGAGGTCCATGAACGACAGGCCGTAGCCTTTGCGCGTGTGGGCAATGATGCAGAGTGGTCGCGGGTCGGTCCGCTGATCGAGCGCGTCGAACGCATCGACCAATGCGCCGAGGTCGTGGCCGTCGATCTCCCAGACTTCCCACTTAAAGGCGCGGAACTTGTCGGCCAGCGGCTCGATCGGCATGACTTCTTCGGTGAAGCCGTCCAGCGACATCTGGTTGCGGTCGACGATGGCGACGAGATTCGAGAGCTCGAAGTTACCGGCGGCCATCATGGCCTCGTAGTTCTGACCCTCATTCATCTCGCCATCGCCGAGCAGGCAGTAGACGCGATAGTCCAGCCCGTCCATCCGCCCGGCCAGCGCCATACCGGCCGACACTGAGAGGTTGTGGCCCAGCGAGCCGGACGAGAAGTCCGCGCCGGGGATCAGCTTCATATCGGGATGGTCGCCGAACGGGCTGCCGACACGGGTGTAGGTATCGAGGAGCGACGGCTCGTAGTAGCCCAGATCGGCGAGCAGCGGATACTGTCCGACAGCGACGTGCCCCTTGCCGAGCACCAGGCGGTCGCGATTCTCCCAGCGTGGCTCCTCCGGTCGAATGCGCAGCGTGTGATAGTAGAGCGCCGAAAAGATCTCGGCACAGGAGAAGACGCTCGTGTAGTGCCCGCTCTTGGCAATCGCGATCAGCCGCAGCGTCTCTGTCCGCACGAACTTCGCACGGTCGGCCAACACCGCCAGCAATTGTTCGCGTCCCGCAGTGTCGGTCGTTGTAACCTGCTCGTCCCGCATTGAACTCTTCCTCCCTCAGGCGTCTGCACGCCGACTATCCCTCGCCGTGAACCTCTCGCACCCTGGCGAACGCGGCATCGGTGCGCTGCAGCGCCTCGGCCACGTCATCTTCAGTGAGTGCTGTCGAGAGGAACCAGTTGTGCCAGGGGTGCATGTAGACACCGCAGCGCGCAGCCTCGGCACTAAACGTGAACGCGCGCTCGAACTCGGTGTCCTGAACAAAGCTCATGAATGGGACGGTGACCGGGCCGGTCTGGCGGATGCTGAGCCCATGAGAAGCGGCCTGCGCCGCCAGACCTTCACGGAGCACCGCGCCGACGCGCTCCATCTGGTGGATGCCGTCGGTCTCTCGCAGCGTCTGAATCGTCGCGATCGAGGCAGCCATCGGCACGCCGGAGAACCAGTAGGAACCGGTCGAATAGATGCTCGCGGCGGCGTCACGCGCTGCTTCGTTTCCCAGCACTGCCGCGAGCGGCTGGCCGTTCGCGATCGCCTTACAGTAGGTCAGCAGATCGGGCTCGACGCCGAGCGGCGCCCAACTGCCGCCCATGTCGATACGGAATCCGGCGCGGATATCATCGAGGATAAGCAGTGCGCCGGTGTCGTCGCACACGTCGCGCAGCCCGCGTGCGAACTCCGGATCGACAAGCTCCTGGTCATACCAGGCATCGTGGCGGAACGGCGTTACGAGCACAGCAGCCAGGTCGGTACCAGCCTGACCCGCCGCCGCGTGGACACTCTCCAGATCGTTATAGGTATAGAAGAGCTGATTGGCGCGATCTTCCGGCGTCACCCCAGCGCCGCGCGGCGTGCACCAGGGTGCAGCACCGTGATACGCGCCGGTCGCGCGCAGAATCGTCTTGCGGCCGGTGTGCGCGCGTGCCACCGATACCGCGTAGGTCGTGGCATCGGTGCCGTTCTTGGCGAACCACGCCCAGTCGGCGTGCGGGGTGATATCGACCAGCAGCTCGGCAAGCTCGACCCAGCGCTCGGTCGGGCCATTGAAACAGTCCCCCTGCGCCTGTTGCCTGGCAATCGCGTCGACGACAGCAGGATGCTGATAGCCAAGCACGATCGGCCCGAAGCCACACATCAGATCGATGTACTCGTGCCCGTCGACATCCCACAACCGGCTGCCCTGCCCGCGCGCGAAGAACTGCGGAAAACCCTCCGGCAATCGCGCCGTGGACTGATGCCCGTAGACACCTCCCGGCACAACCGCCCGGGCACGCTCCTTCAATGCCGCATTGTGCTGCAGGTGCGCCTCCCCAACGCTGAGATTCTCCCGACCCGCCACATTCATCCCGCCTGACCTGTCCTCACTTACCGCTGCTGCGGCATCAACGCTTATTCGCCGGCTAGCCACCGGCGCGGATTCTCGACCAGCATCGTGGTGATCTCTTCGTCGGAGAAGCTAACCTCACGCAACATCACCGGTACCCCCTCAAGCACGTAGGTGTAGCCGGGGCCGCCATAGGCGGCGCGCTCGGAGATATGGCAGATGTCCTGAGACAGCAGGATCTGGTTGAGGTAGCCACGGTTGGCCAGCTCGCGCACGCCGTTGATCCGGCGTTGCTGATCCCAGCCCAGGCGTGGATCGTTACGATCGAACTCGACGTATGCGCCGCGCCTGGCAACTGCTTCGTGGAAGTCCGAGTGCGGATAGTGGTCGCAGTGGGAGACGACGACCCGGCGCAGGTCGGTGCCTTCCTCCTCCAGGATGTCCAGCAGATCCAGCCCGACCGGCGCGAAGTTGGCGTGCAGCGACATCGGCATGCCAGTGATGCGCTGGGCGCGCGCAGCACCGCGCAACGCCCGCTCTTCCAGCGGCGTCACCCACTCGCGCTCGCAGCCGTTCTCGCCGATGACACCCGGATAGATGCCGGTGTCGCCGACGCCATGTTCGATTTCGGAGATGATCCAGTCGGTGATCGCGCGCACCGACGATTTCTCGACCGCCGGATCGATGTAGGGATTGCGGTAGTAACCACAGCCCATGATGATGTTGAGGCCGGTCTCTTCGGCGACCCGTCGCAGCATCTGCGGATCGCGACCGAAGCAGTCCGTCGTCAGATCGACCAGCGTCGATCCGCCGGCATCCTTGAATTGCTGCGCCTCGATGATCGCCAGCTCGAGGTCATCGAGATAGCCATCGCGGCTGCGACTCATCCGGTAGAGGTCGAGCTGCAAATGTTCGTGCGGCAGGGTGATCCCCAGGTCGTCGCCGGATACCGGCCCGGTTACCGTCATGACTGATGTCGCCACTGCTCCCCCTGTCTCCGCACGATTGCCGACCGGCAATCTGCGCGTCTATCTCTCCAGGCCCACGAAGGGCCAGATCTCCCCAATTTCGTTGGCGGCAGCGATGGTCTGCTCAATGATCTCCGGGTTGTGATGGATGTTCCGGTAAGCCGGAGACACCACACTCACCGCACCGATGACTTGCCGCTTCGGTCCGCTGATCCAGACCGGCGCGGCGACGGCGACGACCTCGTCGGCAGACTCCTGGTCGTTGATCGCGTAGCCGCGTTCGCGAATCAATCGGAACTCATCCTGCAGTTGCGCCAGATCGGTGATGGTGTGGTCGCCGAGCTTCGGTGTGCCGCGCTCGACCAGCACGCGCAGGGCTTCATCCTCGGGCAGGTTCGCTAGCCACACCTTGCCGCCGGCGGTTGCGTGCAGGACAAGGTCTTCGCCGAAGTAGTCGACCACCTTGACGCGCCGCGGGCTCTCGGCCTTGGCGACGAGCACGAGCCGCCCATTCTGGAGCCAGTTCAGCTCGGCGAGCTCCTGCGATGAGTCCGACAGGCGGCGCAGGATAGGCAAGACCAGGTCGTACATCTCCATTGAGCGCACATGCCGGAAAGCGAGGCCCAGCAGGCGGGTCGACAGGCGGTAGTGCTGGGTCAGCTCGTCTTTATAGATGTAGCCGTGCGCGGACAGGCTGGTGAGGATGCGGTGGATCAGCCCCTTGTTGATGCCCATTTCGGTGCTGATGTCAGTCACGGTGCAGCCTTGCGGCGAGCCAGAGAGCATCTCAATAATCGCCATCGCACGTTCCACCGCTGAGACGCTGGAATGCGATGCCACCTCAATCCGGGGCCTGCTACGTGATGATTTGCGGTCGGCCATCGTCACCCTTCGATCTTCGCTTCATGCCATCCGGCACACAGAAGAGATCGCTCACCATGCCGGTAATCGCACAGTAGATCATGGGTCGCTGGCGGTCTACATAGGCGCTGTACGTGCTTGAACGGTTGACCCGGCGGAAGCCGGAATTGCAGCTGCATTGACAACAACGCACAACGTTTTTATACTGCCGTTGCCAATAGTAACGCTGTTACCTAACGAAACGCAATCTCAACTCGCGCAGCACACGCCGCTATGCAGTCGAGATCAGCAGTACCACCGGGGTGCGTCAACGCATGGGTCGCACCGTCCAGCGCAATGCCAGGAAGGACAGCTGATGTCAGCCGGCACACCATCCGTCGAGATTCCACGACACGGCCGCCGAAGCGAAGAGCTGTGGGGCGAGATGGATGCGGCTCGCGAATCTGATGTCGCCTGGCATTCGGGTCGCGTCGCCGCGCTCGTCTATCTGCCGGGCGACGATGTCGCGCAGGTGGCTCGCGAAGCCTATCTGCGTTTCTTCTCGGAGAACGGTCTGTCGGCGCGGGCATTCCCCAGCCTCGCACGCTTCGAGGACGAGGTTGTCCGGATGACCGCCACACTGCTACACGGCGACGAGCACGTCGTCGGCAACATCACATCCGGCGGCACGGAAAGTATCGTGCTGGGCCTGAAGATCGCGCGCGACAAGGCGCGAGTCGATCAGCCGCAGATCGCGCAGCCGCAGATGGTCGTGCCGGAAACGGCGCACCCGGCCTTCAACAAAGGCGCGCATCTGCTGGGTATCGAGGTTGTCCGCGTGCCGGTCGGTACCGACTTCCGAGTACGAGCTGCCGACATCGAGGCCGCCATGACCGAGAACACCATCCTTGTCGCCGGATCAGCCCCGAACTATCCATACGGCATGGTCGATCCGATCCCCGAAATGGCAGCGCTGGCTGCCGAGCGCGGGATCAGCTTCCACGTCGACGCCTGTATTGGTGGCTTCTTCCTGCCGTTCCTGGAGCGATTGGGCAACCAGGTCATCCCATTCGATTTCCGCGTGCCGGGTGTCACCACGATCTCCGCCGATCTGCATAAGTACGGCTTCGCGGCGCGCGGTGCCTCGACGATCCTCTGTCGCAACGACGAGATCGGCCAGTATCGGATTACCACGTTCACCGACTGGCCGGCCGGGACCTACTCGACGCCAACGATGGCCGGGTCGCGTCCGGGTGGCGCAATCGCGTCGGCCTGGGCGGTGATGCAGTACCTCGGCGAGGACGGCTATACCCGCCTGACCGAACAGGCGATGGACGCCACGCGCCGTCTCATTGATGGAGTCACCGAGATTCCCGGCTTTGAAATCTATGGCGAGCCAGACACCTCCGTCCTTGCCTTCGGCTCACCGGATTACGACATGGCAGCGGTCGCGACCGAAATGGAGCGCCGCGGCTGGTTCGTCCACATTCAACGCTATCCAGCGGGCATTCATCTCATGCTCTCGCCCGGACATGCACCGTTCATTGACGACTATCTCGCAGATCTTCGCGAGGCAGTTGCGCTGGTTGCACGCGGCGAGGGCACCAGCGACGGAAGGGAGGCGGTCTACGGCTAAAGTCCGCGCCGAACAGGCGCGACTGCGCGGGACTCTTGGGGATGGGATAGCGTCGGGGAGCTACGGAATCTGTAGCTGGCGTGGGCGCACGAAACCGGAATTACACGTCCACACGACGTGCATGACGACGCCGGATCGGCGTCACGCTCAGGAGGAGACAGAATGAGTCTGAAAGCTTCGATCTTCCGTGCCGAACGTCTGAGTCGGCGGCGACTCCTCGCCGGTATGGGCGTGATCAGTGGCGGCGTGCTCGCCAGCTCATTGCTGGCCGCCTGCGGTGGCAGCGATGACGAGGAGACACCAGCAGCGTCTGGTGGTACCACGCCCGAGGCAACGGCAGCCGATTCCGGTAGCGAGACCGCAACCGAAGCCCCCGCAGAAGCCACGACCGATGCAGGTGCCGAGAGCAGCCCGACCGAGAGTGGAGAGGCGGCCGCGACCGAACCGAGCAACGAGGCGGCTGGAGAAGGCACGTATGGCGGCGTCTTCAACGCAGCAGTGGAGTCACCGCCGCCGACGCTCGATATCGCCATCACATTGGCAGCCGCCGCTCGTGAGGCGACACTCTACTGGCACGAATCCATCGTCGCCTACGGCGAAGGCTATGAGATCGTGCCGCTGGTCGCCGACAGCTGGGAAGCCAGCGACGACGGCATGACCTACACCTTCACGCTGCGCGATGCCAAGTTCAGCAACGGCAAGCAAATGACCAGCGACGACGTCGTGGCGTCCTTCGATCGCTACATGGATGTCACCGCCCGCGCGAGCGCGTTCGAGATGGTCGATTCGTGGGAAGCGCCGGACGACAAGACGTTCGTCATGAACCTGTCCTTCCCCACGATGACGCTCCTCGACGCGCTGGCCTATCCGGTCGGCACGCCGGTCGTGTTCCCGCGGGAGGTCATCGAGGGCAAGGAAGCCGGCAAGCTGGCGAACGAGGACATGATCGGCACCGGACCCTACAAGCTGGCCGAGTGGAAGCCAGACCAGTACCTCAAGCTTGTCCGCAACGACGAGTACGTCGTCACCGGCACCGAGCGAGACGGGCTGGGAGGCGCGCGCGTCCCGTACTTCGACGAGATCAACCTGATCCCGGTGCCGGAAGTGGCCGGTCGTGTCGCAGGTCTGGAAACCGGCGAATATGACTACGCCGCCTCACCGGCCACGACCGAGTACGACCGGCTCAACGAGAACTCCGACATCACGCCGTACATCATCGAGGACCAGCGCTGGATCGTCATCCTGTTCAACTTCCGGAACGACATCTCGAACAATCTCAAGTTCCGCCAGGCGGTCCAGGCGGCGCTCGACATGGACTCGCTCGGACAGTCGGTGACGAACGGACGCAAGGAGTTCT
This Thermomicrobiales bacterium DNA region includes the following protein-coding sequences:
- a CDS encoding ABC transporter substrate-binding protein, producing MSLKASIFRAERLSRRRLLAGMGVISGGVLASSLLAACGGSDDEETPAASGGTTPEATAADSGSETATEAPAEATTDAGAESSPTESGEAAATEPSNEAAGEGTYGGVFNAAVESPPPTLDIAITLAAAAREATLYWHESIVAYGEGYEIVPLVADSWEASDDGMTYTFTLRDAKFSNGKQMTSDDVVASFDRYMDVTARASAFEMVDSWEAPDDKTFVMNLSFPTMTLLDALAYPVGTPVVFPREVIEGKEAGKLANEDMIGTGPYKLAEWKPDQYLKLVRNDEYVVTGTERDGLGGARVPYFDEINLIPVPEVAGRVAGLETGEYDYAASPATTEYDRLNENSDITPYIIEDQRWIVILFNFRNDISNNLKFRQAVQAALDMDSLGQSVTNGRKEFYTVQPSMWFKSSPWHTEVGAELYNQNDIEKATQLLQESGYADEEIVMVTNRNYDYMYKTIVTAAEQLKAIGMNTKVEVIDWPAQQARWKEPDWQMSVTGYLSQGIFAPDAFGAFYGGGGADAGAGYDNPDMTKAFEDAQKATTLEDRKAAFEQVQRIWYDDVPGIKTVDTNGLTALRADVQGYVPWYNTTRFWTCWRDE